One genomic window of Paraburkholderia acidiphila includes the following:
- a CDS encoding RT0821/Lpp0805 family surface protein has translation MSRMPRTLHTLSALGAALFVTIGMGSAHAANLGFLNNTPMSFMNQADYNSLQNAVRDAVEHKADGESTSWSNEGSRNGTRITSTITPSNTQKEGDKTCRDTEVVINAKGQSMTLRPHFCRTGEGAWVFQKQH, from the coding sequence ATGTCGAGAATGCCCCGAACCCTGCACACGCTGAGCGCCCTGGGCGCGGCGCTCTTTGTCACGATCGGCATGGGCAGCGCGCATGCCGCCAACCTGGGTTTTCTGAACAACACGCCCATGTCGTTCATGAACCAGGCGGACTACAACTCGCTGCAGAACGCCGTGCGCGACGCCGTCGAGCACAAGGCCGATGGCGAAAGCACGTCGTGGTCGAACGAAGGTTCGCGCAATGGCACGCGCATCACGTCGACCATCACGCCGTCGAATACGCAAAAGGAAGGCGACAAGACCTGCCGCGATACCGAGGTCGTCATCAACGCGAAAGGCCAGTCGATGACGCTGCGTCCGCACTTCTGCCGCACGGGCGAAGGCGCATGGGTCTTCCAGAAGCAGCACTGA
- a CDS encoding acid phosphatase, with protein sequence MINSKWFYATPIAVAAATLAVAACGGSDSSKPSFSSVKNIVVIYAENRSFDNLYGSFPGANGLQNLSAQSTQQLDRDGSVLATLPTVWSGLTQTGVTPAVTAAMTENMPNAPFAIDDAKGYNVPLSVTTRDLYHRFYENQMQIHGGKNDMFAAYGDSGGLVMGHYTTSAEQLPLWKIAQQYTLADNFFMGAFGGSFLNHQWLICACTPYYANADTNPAKPTIAAVDADGVSLTLSSGSPKSALTGIPKFVNSGNLTPDFYAVNTMQPPYQPSGNAPASGGDANMADPSKASTMPAQTAQNIGDLLSNAGVTWAWYGGAWGAAVSAAQSSTSGVIYGSNMTAPNFQPHHQPFNYFANYAPGTDARAKHLLDGGMDGTEFIKAIDAGALPAVAFYKPQGNLNEHAGYTDVTSGDQHIADVIAHLQKSPQWNNMVVVVTYDENGGFWDHVAPPKGDRWGPGSRIPALIISPYAKKGYVDHTQYDTTSILRLITRRFSLPTLPGLANRDAALKSNGAQPMGDLTNALDVRL encoded by the coding sequence ATGATCAACAGCAAGTGGTTCTATGCCACGCCGATCGCGGTAGCGGCGGCAACCCTGGCCGTCGCAGCTTGCGGCGGCAGCGACAGCAGCAAGCCCAGCTTTTCGTCGGTGAAGAACATCGTCGTGATCTACGCGGAAAACCGCAGCTTCGACAACCTGTACGGCAGCTTCCCGGGCGCCAACGGTCTGCAGAACCTGAGCGCGCAAAGCACACAGCAGCTCGATCGCGACGGCTCTGTGCTCGCCACGCTGCCCACCGTCTGGAGCGGCCTCACGCAAACGGGCGTCACGCCCGCGGTGACCGCGGCGATGACCGAGAACATGCCGAATGCGCCGTTCGCCATCGACGACGCGAAGGGCTACAACGTGCCGCTCTCGGTCACGACGCGCGACCTGTATCACCGCTTCTACGAGAACCAGATGCAGATCCACGGCGGCAAGAACGACATGTTCGCGGCCTACGGCGACTCCGGCGGTCTCGTGATGGGTCACTACACGACGAGCGCCGAACAGCTGCCGCTCTGGAAAATCGCCCAGCAATACACGCTCGCCGACAACTTCTTCATGGGCGCGTTCGGCGGCTCGTTCCTGAATCACCAGTGGTTGATCTGCGCGTGCACGCCGTACTACGCGAACGCCGACACCAATCCGGCCAAGCCGACGATCGCAGCCGTAGACGCCGACGGCGTCTCGCTCACGCTCTCGTCGGGTTCGCCGAAATCGGCGCTGACTGGCATTCCGAAGTTCGTGAACTCGGGCAATCTGACGCCGGACTTCTACGCGGTGAACACGATGCAACCGCCGTACCAGCCGAGCGGCAACGCACCGGCTTCAGGCGGCGACGCGAACATGGCCGACCCGTCGAAGGCGTCCACGATGCCCGCGCAAACGGCGCAGAACATTGGCGACCTGCTTTCGAATGCAGGCGTGACGTGGGCATGGTATGGCGGCGCGTGGGGCGCGGCCGTGAGCGCGGCGCAGAGCAGCACCTCGGGCGTGATCTACGGCTCGAACATGACCGCGCCGAATTTCCAGCCGCACCATCAGCCGTTCAACTACTTCGCGAACTACGCGCCGGGCACCGATGCGCGCGCGAAGCACCTGCTCGACGGCGGCATGGACGGCACGGAGTTCATCAAGGCGATCGACGCAGGCGCGCTGCCGGCGGTGGCGTTCTACAAGCCGCAGGGCAACCTGAACGAGCACGCGGGCTACACGGATGTGACGAGTGGCGACCAGCACATCGCCGACGTCATCGCGCACCTGCAGAAAAGCCCGCAATGGAACAACATGGTCGTGGTCGTCACCTACGACGAAAACGGCGGCTTCTGGGATCACGTTGCGCCGCCCAAGGGCGACCGCTGGGGTCCGGGCTCGCGCATTCCGGCGCTCATCATCTCGCCGTACGCGAAGAAGGGCTACGTCGACCACACGCAGTACGACACGACCTCGATCCTGCGCCTCATCACGCGGCGCTTCTCGCTGCCGACGCTGCCGGGACTCGCTAACCGCGACGCCGCGCTCAAGAGCAACGGCGCCCAGCCGATGGGCGATCTGACCAACGCGCTCGACGTCAGGCTCTAA
- a CDS encoding recombinase family protein, producing the protein MSRTFVYARVSTVEQHTANQLQEIQSAGFNVDKRRVIEEAISGSTPAADRPGFLKLLERMEEGDVLVVTKLDRLGRNAMDVQSTVQMLADTGIRVHCLALGGVDLTSAAGRMTMGVLTAVAQFERDLLIERTQAGLARTKAAGTRLGRPSALSDAQQADVKQRLAAGETVYGIAQALGTSRQVIMRVRDRLNTAA; encoded by the coding sequence ATGTCCCGCACCTTCGTCTATGCCCGCGTCTCGACCGTCGAGCAGCACACGGCCAACCAGCTGCAGGAGATCCAGTCCGCTGGCTTCAATGTCGATAAGCGGCGCGTGATCGAAGAGGCGATCAGCGGCAGCACGCCGGCTGCAGACCGCCCGGGCTTCCTGAAGCTCCTCGAGCGGATGGAGGAAGGTGACGTGCTGGTGGTGACGAAGCTCGACCGCCTCGGCCGTAACGCGATGGACGTTCAGAGCACCGTGCAGATGCTGGCGGACACCGGCATCCGCGTGCACTGCCTCGCGCTCGGCGGCGTCGATCTCACGTCCGCTGCGGGCCGCATGACGATGGGCGTACTGACTGCCGTTGCGCAGTTCGAGCGCGATCTGCTGATCGAGCGCACGCAAGCGGGGCTGGCACGCACGAAGGCGGCCGGCACGCGCCTCGGTCGTCCGTCGGCGCTGTCCGACGCGCAGCAGGCAGACGTAAAGCAGCGGCTGGCGGCTGGCGAGACGGTCTATGGCATTGCCCAGGCGCTCGGCACGTCGCGTCAGGTCATCATGCGCGTGCGCGATCGGCTCAACACGGCCGCATAG
- a CDS encoding PH domain-containing protein, giving the protein MSIIRFDGQPSGCPFLLRPGFIAPCMSSAHPICQPGAEPRRLTTDPSPRDALPYKLVTAQILTEVIVKYVESTLLPGERIVCEGHPCFWAMGPRFTLSLLLMVWGVLIGTVGTSPFAAVGFFVAGLGLFGASLLAWWTTEFAVTNKRVVAKFGALRRHTVELTLAKIESVRVEQSLIGRMFDYGSLVIGGGGLIATPIPGIANPHEFRRMVFLAQAAEEPVPLRLVA; this is encoded by the coding sequence ATGTCGATCATCCGGTTTGACGGGCAGCCTTCGGGCTGCCCTTTTTTATTGCGCCCGGGATTCATCGCTCCCTGTATGTCCTCCGCGCACCCTATATGCCAGCCGGGCGCCGAACCGCGACGTTTGACCACGGATCCTTCTCCGCGAGATGCACTACCTTACAAATTAGTTACTGCACAAATCTTGACGGAGGTCATTGTGAAATACGTCGAATCGACTCTCTTGCCGGGCGAGAGGATCGTCTGCGAGGGACACCCTTGCTTCTGGGCGATGGGTCCGCGTTTCACACTGAGCCTTTTGCTCATGGTTTGGGGCGTGCTCATCGGCACTGTGGGGACGTCGCCGTTCGCCGCGGTGGGTTTTTTCGTCGCAGGGCTGGGACTGTTCGGCGCCTCGCTACTCGCCTGGTGGACGACGGAATTCGCCGTGACCAATAAGCGCGTGGTGGCGAAGTTCGGCGCACTGCGCCGGCACACGGTGGAGTTGACGCTTGCGAAGATCGAAAGCGTGCGGGTCGAGCAAAGCCTGATTGGCCGGATGTTCGACTACGGTTCGCTCGTCATTGGGGGCGGAGGCCTCATCGCGACGCCGATTCCCGGCATCGCAAATCCGCATGAGTTTCGCCGTATGGTGTTTCTCGCGCAGGCGGCCGAAGAGCCAGTGCCGTTGCGACTCGTGGCGTGA
- a CDS encoding ImmA/IrrE family metallo-endopeptidase yields the protein MHDFRALPMKRTEIRDVARDLRRSLGLEGLLWFPVLQLVEHAFPRLDKQYHFEVAEHEELGESHGLTVRDGDSVCIKIREDIYDRAFSDEGRDRGTVAHEAGHYLLHARSPALHRHFGGPLKSYEDPEWQAKAFQGELLIPKHLVGGMSVWDVAKECGVSYDAAEYQMNLYAAGK from the coding sequence ATGCATGACTTTCGTGCTCTGCCGATGAAGCGGACCGAAATCCGGGATGTTGCCCGCGATCTTCGACGCTCGCTCGGTCTCGAGGGCCTGTTGTGGTTCCCGGTGCTGCAGCTGGTAGAGCACGCGTTCCCGCGCCTCGACAAGCAGTACCACTTTGAAGTTGCGGAACACGAAGAACTCGGCGAGTCACATGGGCTCACGGTGCGCGACGGCGATTCGGTCTGCATCAAGATCCGCGAGGACATTTACGATCGCGCCTTCTCCGATGAGGGTCGCGATCGCGGAACGGTAGCGCATGAAGCGGGGCACTATCTGCTTCATGCGCGTTCACCGGCGCTGCACCGCCACTTTGGCGGCCCGCTTAAATCCTATGAGGATCCGGAATGGCAGGCCAAGGCGTTCCAGGGCGAGTTGCTGATCCCCAAACATCTCGTCGGTGGCATGAGCGTCTGGGATGTTGCGAAGGAGTGCGGGGTTTCTTACGACGCCGCTGAGTACCAGATGAACCTGTACGCAGCCGGCAAATGA
- a CDS encoding tyrosine-type recombinase/integrase, whose product METSFPFTEARLRALPLSAAGQRTTYRDTKQPGLQLRVSAGGAKTFCVYRRVRNGAPERVTIGRWPDITVDDARRQAAGLVAKLAAAESPAAARRAVRAEMTFGELYDAYLKGRITAGKKRPDLIRGLWELYLGPLPDAPRKAHASKREKPADGVDWSGKRVSEITVSMLAQLHRRICAAGKERTANKVIALVRAIYGYGLDHRIVIDNPAVGITFAPEKERERFVQGGELPRFLAALEQEEQPWRDYFTVLLYVGYRRAAVAAMRWQDLDVEAGIWRVPGERAKNGDPIILPVAGPALSALLKRSAEKESPVWVFPGGGRTGHITSPRKAWARLLARAEIQDLWVHDLRRTLGSWLAMSGVSLPAIGRALGHKDPRSTEVYARLQTEAVAAVVGIAHDAMATAAANTGKLPTPRGQK is encoded by the coding sequence ATGGAAACCTCGTTCCCCTTCACCGAAGCCCGGCTTCGGGCACTCCCCCTGTCCGCTGCCGGACAGCGCACGACCTATCGCGATACGAAGCAGCCTGGGCTGCAGCTGCGCGTATCGGCTGGCGGCGCCAAGACCTTCTGCGTGTACCGCCGCGTGCGCAACGGCGCGCCTGAGCGTGTCACGATCGGGCGCTGGCCCGACATCACCGTCGACGACGCGCGGCGCCAGGCGGCCGGCCTTGTCGCCAAGCTGGCTGCCGCTGAGAGCCCCGCCGCGGCGCGCCGCGCGGTGCGTGCCGAGATGACGTTCGGCGAGCTCTACGACGCATATCTAAAAGGCCGGATCACCGCAGGCAAGAAGCGCCCAGATCTGATCCGCGGGCTCTGGGAGCTCTATCTCGGCCCCCTGCCCGACGCGCCGCGCAAAGCCCACGCGAGCAAGCGTGAGAAGCCGGCCGACGGCGTCGACTGGTCGGGCAAGCGCGTGTCCGAGATCACGGTCTCGATGCTCGCGCAGCTGCACCGCCGGATCTGCGCGGCCGGCAAGGAGCGCACCGCAAACAAGGTGATCGCGCTCGTGCGCGCGATTTACGGCTACGGGCTCGATCACCGGATCGTGATCGACAACCCCGCCGTCGGCATCACGTTCGCGCCGGAGAAGGAGCGCGAGCGGTTCGTGCAGGGTGGCGAACTGCCGCGCTTTCTCGCCGCGCTCGAGCAGGAGGAGCAGCCATGGCGCGACTACTTCACGGTGCTCCTGTACGTCGGATACCGGCGCGCCGCCGTCGCGGCGATGCGCTGGCAGGATCTCGACGTCGAGGCGGGCATCTGGCGCGTGCCGGGCGAACGCGCGAAGAATGGCGATCCGATCATCCTGCCCGTGGCCGGGCCCGCGCTGTCGGCCCTGCTCAAGCGCAGCGCGGAAAAGGAGTCACCCGTCTGGGTGTTCCCCGGCGGCGGCCGCACCGGGCATATCACGAGCCCGCGTAAGGCCTGGGCACGCCTGCTCGCGCGTGCAGAGATCCAGGATCTGTGGGTGCACGACCTGCGCCGCACGCTCGGCTCGTGGCTCGCGATGTCGGGCGTGTCGCTGCCCGCGATCGGCCGCGCGCTCGGGCACAAGGATCCGCGTTCGACTGAGGTCTATGCGCGGCTCCAGACCGAAGCCGTCGCGGCAGTCGTGGGCATTGCGCACGATGCGATGGCTACCGCGGCGGCGAATACGGGGAAGCTGCCAACGCCGCGAGGGCAAAAATAG
- a CDS encoding NUDIX domain-containing protein, with protein MGLPEAALSAVNGKIVSCGIVLLDPEGRVLLAHATGTNHWDIPKGQGEPGETESQSARREMVEETGIEVAPSRLVDLGRYLYRRDKDLHLFAARASDDELDLSRCVCVSLFPRREDGVMIPEMDAWRWTVPGEVDRYASRSLARLFNTTLSLAELHRRI; from the coding sequence ATGGGTCTTCCAGAAGCAGCACTGAGCGCGGTGAACGGCAAGATCGTTTCGTGCGGCATCGTGCTGCTCGATCCTGAAGGCCGCGTGCTGCTCGCGCACGCAACCGGCACGAATCACTGGGACATTCCGAAGGGGCAGGGGGAGCCCGGCGAGACCGAATCGCAGAGCGCGCGCCGCGAGATGGTCGAGGAGACCGGCATCGAAGTCGCGCCGTCGCGGCTCGTCGATCTTGGCCGCTATCTGTACCGGCGCGACAAGGATCTGCATCTCTTTGCCGCGCGCGCGAGTGACGATGAACTCGACCTCTCGCGTTGCGTTTGCGTGTCGCTCTTTCCGCGCCGGGAAGACGGCGTGATGATTCCGGAAATGGACGCCTGGCGCTGGACCGTGCCCGGCGAAGTGGATCGCTACGCGAGCCGCAGTCTCGCGCGCCTCTTTAACACGACGCTTTCGCTCGCGGAATTGCATCGCAGAATTTAG
- a CDS encoding helix-turn-helix domain-containing protein, with translation MPTTTPEITPAVLTPEQAATYLSINEHTLAQWRSNRQQRIPFVKIGGRVRYRKADLDAWIQSRVVEA, from the coding sequence ATGCCCACGACCACGCCGGAAATCACGCCAGCCGTCCTGACACCAGAGCAGGCCGCCACATACCTCAGCATCAACGAGCACACGCTCGCGCAATGGCGATCGAACCGCCAGCAACGCATTCCCTTCGTGAAGATCGGGGGCCGCGTGCGCTATCGCAAAGCCGACCTCGACGCATGGATTCAATCACGCGTCGTGGAGGCTTGA
- a CDS encoding virulence-associated E family protein, with amino-acid sequence MMSLNTALSITDEICCETGFPGGRIAVGFGRGNLGTVKPTVVTWRDFVARLTVPSQADVGHDVYLSLSKDEREKLKKRDSFMLPGVCRDGKRDDAHLESRSAATLDIDEHADAVYGALALDCLDIPFAYVWHTTRSHTELAPRLRIVVPFNRPATPDEYRALVPVIAAQFAATIDAASVKPAQMMFLPVQNQGAPFESGSQDGDFADVDALLAAAAAIDASAVAVAAAPPAPVLPPAERRSADLALLESILNAIPQGTPREPSRPIYLKVVLGAHYEWRGSQQAYDIVRPWAELSPTFNEANFDRDWQKAKDNRDGAKATLQTIKDIAASYGWEDPTLGDGFEALPASRRERPRYLRNDKGEIHARLENILTGLRDPLECGVQIRYDTFRAEVMIAAAGTDGWRALTDADYTRLQLQLERVGFRPLSVEMLKSAVWLVADDNQFDSAQLWLRSLCHDGEARIDTFLSRYMGAQDSPYTRAVSRYIWTALAGRVLEPGCEAPMVPVLIGAQGCGKTRSVKALAPAPEFYTELNLADRDSEASRRMRGRLVIELGELRGLHSRDAESIKAFISRTAEEWRALYKEFNTTFARRFLFFGTTNQDEFLDDDSGERRWLPVTVQSCDVEAVQRDCLQLWAEAREAFELVGIDWREAETLARAVHAQHKITDAWVPAIAQWLITPDEFDQGPAPETREFLRVHDVATGALRLDVKALGKREEMRIGKCLQRFGYERALRYDGARRIRVWMKAAGTT; translated from the coding sequence ATGATGTCGCTCAACACCGCACTTAGTATAACTGATGAAATTTGTTGCGAAACGGGTTTTCCCGGGGGCAGGATCGCTGTCGGCTTCGGGCGCGGCAATCTCGGCACGGTCAAGCCGACTGTTGTCACGTGGCGCGATTTCGTCGCGAGGCTCACGGTGCCGAGCCAGGCTGATGTCGGCCACGATGTCTACCTGTCGCTTTCGAAGGATGAACGCGAAAAGCTAAAAAAGCGCGATTCCTTCATGCTCCCCGGTGTCTGCCGTGACGGAAAGCGCGACGACGCGCATCTCGAGTCGCGCAGCGCGGCAACACTCGACATCGATGAGCACGCTGACGCGGTCTATGGCGCGCTCGCGCTCGATTGCCTCGACATCCCGTTCGCCTACGTCTGGCACACCACGCGCTCCCATACCGAGCTCGCGCCGCGCCTGCGGATCGTGGTGCCGTTCAACCGGCCGGCGACACCGGACGAATACCGGGCGCTCGTTCCGGTAATCGCGGCACAGTTCGCGGCGACGATCGACGCGGCAAGCGTGAAACCGGCACAGATGATGTTCCTGCCCGTCCAGAATCAGGGCGCTCCCTTTGAATCGGGCTCGCAGGATGGCGATTTTGCGGATGTCGACGCGCTGCTGGCGGCCGCTGCAGCGATTGACGCTTCCGCGGTTGCGGTAGCGGCAGCGCCGCCAGCCCCAGTGCTCCCACCGGCCGAGAGGCGTTCAGCCGATCTGGCCTTGCTCGAGTCGATACTCAACGCGATTCCGCAGGGCACGCCGAGGGAGCCGTCTCGCCCGATCTATCTGAAAGTTGTGCTGGGCGCGCATTATGAGTGGCGCGGCAGCCAGCAGGCATACGACATCGTTCGCCCGTGGGCCGAGCTCTCGCCAACATTCAATGAGGCGAACTTCGATCGCGACTGGCAGAAGGCGAAGGACAATCGCGACGGCGCTAAAGCCACGCTCCAGACCATCAAGGACATCGCCGCCAGCTACGGCTGGGAAGATCCCACACTGGGCGATGGCTTCGAGGCGCTCCCCGCTTCCAGGCGCGAACGCCCGCGCTACCTGCGTAACGACAAGGGCGAGATCCACGCGCGGCTTGAAAATATCCTGACGGGCCTGCGCGATCCGCTCGAGTGCGGGGTGCAGATCCGTTACGACACTTTCCGCGCCGAGGTCATGATCGCCGCGGCCGGCACGGATGGCTGGCGCGCGTTGACCGACGCGGATTACACACGGCTGCAGCTGCAGCTCGAGCGTGTCGGGTTCCGGCCGCTGTCGGTCGAGATGCTGAAATCGGCGGTGTGGCTCGTGGCCGACGACAACCAGTTCGATTCGGCCCAGCTCTGGCTGCGCTCGCTATGCCACGACGGCGAGGCGCGCATCGATACCTTCCTCTCGCGCTACATGGGCGCGCAGGATTCGCCCTATACCCGCGCGGTGTCGCGATACATCTGGACGGCGCTGGCGGGCCGCGTGCTCGAACCCGGCTGCGAAGCGCCCATGGTGCCGGTGCTGATCGGTGCTCAGGGTTGCGGCAAGACGCGCTCGGTGAAGGCCCTCGCGCCGGCGCCGGAGTTCTACACCGAGCTCAACCTCGCGGACCGCGATTCCGAGGCGAGCCGGCGCATGCGCGGGCGTCTCGTGATCGAGCTGGGCGAGCTGCGTGGCCTGCACTCGCGCGACGCGGAATCCATCAAGGCCTTCATCAGCCGCACGGCCGAAGAGTGGCGCGCACTCTACAAGGAGTTCAACACCACGTTCGCGCGCCGCTTCCTGTTCTTCGGCACCACCAATCAGGATGAGTTTCTCGACGATGACTCCGGCGAGCGCCGCTGGCTCCCGGTGACCGTCCAGTCGTGCGATGTCGAGGCGGTGCAGCGCGACTGCCTGCAGCTATGGGCCGAGGCGCGCGAGGCGTTCGAGCTGGTTGGGATCGATTGGCGGGAAGCTGAGACATTGGCGCGGGCGGTGCACGCCCAGCACAAGATCACTGACGCTTGGGTGCCGGCGATTGCTCAGTGGCTCATCACGCCGGACGAGTTCGATCAGGGGCCAGCGCCAGAGACGCGCGAATTTTTGCGGGTTCACGACGTGGCGACTGGAGCGCTTCGGCTCGACGTAAAGGCGCTAGGAAAGCGCGAAGAAATGCGAATTGGTAAATGCTTGCAGCGTTTCGGGTATGAGCGTGCGCTCCGGTACGACGGGGCGCGCCGAATTCGTGTCTGGATGAAGGCAGCAGGCACCACCTGA
- a CDS encoding helix-turn-helix domain-containing protein, translated as MISAFGEFVRDLRHKHSELLKDMAEKLTVTSAFLSAVEVGRKSIPADWCGKIAALYALPKAEATKLQKAIDESQRSVTIDLDGQSAARRGVAVALARRFNEMSDEELQQLRQNMFLLKPKGGK; from the coding sequence ATGATCAGTGCGTTTGGCGAGTTCGTACGGGATCTGCGCCATAAGCATTCCGAGTTGCTTAAGGACATGGCGGAGAAGCTCACGGTGACGTCGGCTTTTTTGTCGGCAGTTGAGGTAGGGCGCAAAAGCATTCCGGCCGACTGGTGCGGAAAGATCGCTGCCCTCTATGCATTACCGAAAGCTGAGGCCACGAAGCTGCAGAAAGCGATCGACGAATCGCAACGCAGTGTAACGATCGATCTCGACGGTCAGTCCGCAGCGCGAAGAGGTGTGGCGGTAGCTCTGGCGCGGCGCTTTAACGAAATGTCCGACGAAGAGCTGCAGCAACTCCGACAGAACATGTTTTTGCTTAAACCGAAGGGAGGTAAGTAA
- a CDS encoding cytochrome-c peroxidase, whose protein sequence is MLRRLARRSARRQNEMRARSHGGVRRQAGRFAMAAALSTLLMACDGNAPGSANADATTGSSGSASRAQDANANARAGQGANLMKIAAPAQGGQTRAEVYAQVRRMTVLGKQMFFDPSLSGSGKMACASCHSPDHAFTPANSLDVQIGGTDMRRPGMRAVPTLKYLQAVPAFAEHYHDSDDEGDESVDAGPTGGLTWDGRVDRGSDQARIPLLSTFEMASSPKKVAEAVRAAPYADAFREAFGARVLSDDDATFKAVLKSLETFEQSPEVFYPYTSKYDAYLAGNATLTAAELRGLQLFNDEKKGNCASCHISQRAKDGSPPQFSDFGLIAVGVPRNRALAVNHDRKFFDLGACGPERTDLDHRAEFCGLFRTPTLRNVALKKSFFHNGIYHSLEDVLRFYARRDTNPEAFYPVVKGRVQKFDDLPRRYWVNLNTDPPFDRKPGDAPVFSNAEIKDVIAFLDTLTDGWQPGAH, encoded by the coding sequence ATGTTGCGTAGATTGGCGCGTCGTTCGGCGCGAAGACAAAATGAGATGCGGGCTCGATCCCACGGCGGCGTGCGCCGCCAGGCGGGGCGCTTCGCGATGGCGGCGGCGCTGTCGACGCTGCTTATGGCATGCGACGGCAACGCGCCCGGTTCCGCCAATGCGGATGCAACGACAGGCTCATCCGGCAGCGCCTCGCGTGCGCAAGACGCCAATGCCAACGCGCGCGCCGGACAGGGTGCGAATCTGATGAAAATCGCCGCACCCGCGCAAGGTGGCCAGACGCGTGCCGAGGTCTACGCACAGGTGCGCCGCATGACGGTGCTCGGCAAGCAGATGTTCTTCGACCCGTCGCTCTCGGGCTCGGGCAAGATGGCGTGTGCGTCGTGCCACAGCCCGGACCACGCGTTCACGCCGGCCAACTCGCTCGACGTGCAGATCGGCGGCACGGACATGCGACGCCCCGGCATGCGCGCCGTGCCGACGCTCAAGTACTTGCAGGCCGTGCCGGCGTTCGCCGAGCACTATCACGACTCCGACGACGAAGGCGATGAAAGCGTCGATGCGGGGCCGACCGGCGGGCTCACGTGGGATGGCCGTGTCGATCGAGGTTCGGATCAGGCGCGCATTCCGTTGCTCTCGACGTTCGAGATGGCGAGTTCGCCGAAGAAAGTGGCCGAGGCCGTGCGGGCGGCCCCCTACGCAGACGCGTTTCGCGAGGCATTCGGCGCGCGCGTCCTCTCCGACGACGATGCGACTTTCAAGGCCGTGCTGAAGTCACTGGAGACATTCGAGCAGTCGCCCGAGGTGTTCTATCCGTACACGAGCAAGTACGACGCGTACCTGGCCGGCAACGCCACGCTCACTGCCGCCGAACTGCGCGGGCTGCAACTTTTCAACGACGAGAAGAAGGGCAATTGCGCGAGCTGCCATATCAGCCAGCGTGCGAAGGACGGCTCGCCTCCGCAGTTCAGCGACTTCGGTTTGATTGCTGTGGGCGTGCCGCGCAATCGCGCGCTTGCCGTGAACCACGACCGCAAATTCTTTGACCTGGGCGCGTGCGGTCCGGAGCGCACGGACCTCGATCACCGCGCGGAATTTTGCGGGCTCTTCCGTACGCCGACGCTGCGCAACGTCGCGCTCAAGAAGTCGTTCTTCCACAACGGCATCTACCACTCGCTGGAAGACGTGCTGCGTTTCTACGCGCGGCGCGATACGAATCCGGAGGCGTTCTATCCGGTGGTGAAGGGCCGCGTGCAGAAGTTCGACGATCTACCGCGCCGCTACTGGGTCAATCTCAACACAGACCCGCCGTTCGATCGCAAGCCCGGCGACGCGCCGGTGTTCAGCAACGCCGAAATCAAGGACGTGATCGCGTTCCTCGACACGCTTACCGACGGCTGGCAGCCGGGAGCGCATTGA